CGGCCATGATCCAGAAGATCGGCGTGAGCGTGCGACGCAGGTTGTCGATCATCTTCCAGCGCGAGACGCCGCTGATGCCCGCGCGCAGGTCGAAGATGAACGGCAGCAACTGCCAGTCGCCCCGCGCCCAGCGATGGTGACGCGACGCATCGACCGGATAATGCGCTGGATAATCCTCGACGACCTCGACGTCGGTTGCCAGCGCGGCGCGCGCGAAAGCGCCTTCGAGGAGATCGTGGCTGAGCACGGCGTTCTCGGCAATGCGGTCCTTCAGCGCCGCGATCATGGCGTCGACGTGGTAGAGGCCCTTGCCCGTGAACGTGCCCTCGCCGAATACGTCCTGATAGAGGTCGGACACGGCGAAGACATAGGGGTCGAGGCCGCGATTGGCCGAGAAGACCCGCTGGAAGAACGAGGACTCCTCGCCCGAGGTGAGCGACGGCGTGACGCGGGGTTGGAGGATGCCATAGCCGCGCACGACCTTGCGGCCGGCCACGTCAACGACAGGCCTGTTCAGCGGATGCGCCATCTTGCCGGCCATCTTGGTGGCGGCATCGCGCGTCATCCGTGTGTCGGCGTCGAGCGTCAGAACATGGACGACGTCGGGCGGCAGCGGATGGTCGAGCGGCAGGAAGGTCGTATCCGGATCGCCGCGCAGGAGGAGGTTGAGCTCGTCCAGCTTGCCTCGCTTGCGCTCCCAGCCCATCCAAACGCCTTCCGCCTCGTTGTAGAGACGGCGGCGATGCAGCAGGTGGAAGCGCTTCGCCACGCCCTCGGGATAGCGCTCGTTGAGCTGGGCGATCTGGGCGCGCGCATGGGCGAGCAGTTCGAGATCCTGGTCCGACTGCTCGAAGCGACTGTCCGGCCAGTCGGTCAGAAGCGCGAAGTAGAGCTCGCCCCGCATGTTGGCGAGGTGGTGCACCTCGATGCGGTTGATCAGTTCCTCCACGTCGCCGCGCGAACCGATCAGGGCCGGGACGACGACCAGCGTGCGCGCCTCGGCCGGCACGCCGTCTCGGTATTCGTAGCCGACGAGCCGGGTCGGTTTCATGAAGACCAGCATCAGCGTGTTGAAGAGCGCCACCGCGCCTTCCATCGCCGGGAAGGCGAACAGGACCAGGAGCAGCGCCGTCCATTCGCCGGACAGCCCGGCCGCCCGCGTCACGGTCCAGGCGGTCAGGATGAACAGCGCGGTCAGCACCGCGACCGGCGCGGCGATGGAAAGCCAGCCGCCGCGACGCAGCGTCCGCATCAGCCGTTCCATCGGCTTGGGCCGATAGCCTATGGCGCGTTCGAGCTCGCCGCGGCGCGGTCCCGCGAGAAAGAAGCCGATGTCGGATTCGTCCGATCCATCGGCCGCAGCCGCCATCTGCAGCGCCTTCTCCGTCACGTCGTGCTCGGTAAGGCGTGAGCGTCGGGCCATGTCCTCGATGGAGGTGCGGTACTGGTCGCGCGAGGCGAAGTCGAGGTCCGAGAAGTTCGACCCATCGCGCAGCATGGCGTCGATCAGGCTGACGCCCTCGAACCAGCTGGTCCAGTCAACGTCGTTGACGGTCCTGAAGCCGCGGATGATGTTGCCGGTGGTGACGTTGCCGCTGGCGAGCGTCCGGTGCTCGGTGCGCGTGATCTCCTCGGCGTCGGAGCCGTGTTTCTCGAGCTCCCGCTCCAGCCATTGCAGGGCGGTGCCGGCGCTGCGCGAGCCGTCGCGCAGGCGATAGAGCAGTTGCGTGGCAAAGGAGGCGTCGCTGGCGTGCGCGGTGTAGCCGCTCAGCAGCGCTTCCTGGGCCGCCGGGTCGGCCTGCTGCGCCAGCTGGTCGGCGGTCTGGTTCGCGGTCCGCCGCATCAGCCGCGCGCGATCCACCCGCACCGCCAGCCGGCGAAGGTTTTCCGCCAGGACGAAGCGGACGAAGGAGGGCAGCGCCCAGATCTCGCCGATCCGCAGCGGCTCCACCGACTGGTAGCCTTTCACCAAAGCGCGCAGCGTGTCGGGCGAGATCGTGCTGTCGGTATGGCCGACATAGGCCCAGGCGATGAGGAGCGTGCGCGGCACCGACGCGCCGTTGGGCAGCTTCACGGTCGGCAGTTCGCGGTAGAAACGCTTCGGCAGGTCGCGGCGCACCTGCACGATGCTTTCCTCGACGAGGTAATTGTTGTCGAGCAGCCACTGCGCCGCCGGCGTGATGGTCTCGCCTCGCGCCTGGGCGGCGTTGGTGTCGTTGTAAACCGCGAGGATGCGGGCGGCGTCCTCCTTGATCCGCGCATGGAAGTCGCCCTCCCCCAGACCCGGGAAGTTCGGGATGCGTCCAGACGCGAGGTCGGCACCCAACCGGCCGAGCCGCTCTTCCTGAAAGAAGTCGTACCGGATCGGCTGTTCGGCTTTCGGCGGCAGGGGATGCACATCCGGGTCGGTCCGGAGTGACTTCACAGAGGCGTTCATCAAGCGAAAATCCAGGTGGCGAACGTCACATCGGCAGGTCAGACAAGCGCCGGCCGGGCGCGCCTAAAATCGTTTAGAAAGCGATCCGTTCCGTTGCAATACGCCGCTCCTCACAAATGAGCATTCTTTGTTTCAATCGTATCACGACGATGGAACCAATGCCGCAGTCGCGCGTTCGTGGGTCCGGGACAGCAGGTCTGCCGTCTCGGAGGCGGTGGCTGTCCTGCTGGTCTGCGGCATGTTGTCCGGCAAAACCGGGGACGCAAGAAAAAGGGGATCGAGATCGACGCGGAGCGATCGCAATCCGCTCGATATTCCAACGGTTCGAACCATTTCCATTCACAGACCCGTGATCACGCAGCATTACAATCGCGGCACGAGATTTGTAGTCGATTTCGGAACGTCTGCCATGTTTGGCCCATTGTCTGCCGACATGCCTCTCTACATGGTGCGATGCACAAAGCCTCGGGTGGAGTAAACGAGTGACACTGCTGGAAGTTTATTGGCGGGCGTTGAACTATCTTGCCCCCAAAGGCAGGAGCGTGCTGCTTGTCTGCTGCTCCAACATCGTTCTTGCGATGGTCGTGATCGCCGAGCCGATCCTCTTCGGACGGATCATCGATGCGATCGCCGACAAGCAGGACGTGGTGCCGACCCTGATGCTATGGGCGGGCCTCGGCCTTTTTAACATCGTCGCTTATGTGCTCGTCGCCCGCCAGGCCGATCGTCTGGCACACCGCATGCGCGTCGAAGTGCTCACCCGCTCCTTTTCGAACGTCATGACGATGCCGCTGTCGTGGCACTACGAGCGCGGCACGTCGAACGTGCTGCACACGCTGATCCGCGCCGTCGATACCCTGTTCGGGCTGTGGCTTGAATTCATGCGCCAGCACCTGACGACGGCGGTCTCGCTGATCCTCCTCATCCCGACGGCGATCGCGGTCGACTACCGCCTGTCGCTGGTACTGATCGTGCTCGGCGTGATGTATTTCGCCATCGGCCGCTTCGTGATGCGCCGCACCGAGCAGAACCAGAAGGCCGTCGAGGCGCACCACCACAAGGTGTTCGCCCATGTCAGCGATTCCGTCAGCAACGTCGCGCTGCTGCAGAGCTACAACCGCGTCTCGCAGGAGACGCAGTCGCTGCGCGTCTTTGTCGACCGTCTGATCAAGGCGCAGTATCCGGTACTCGACTGGTGGGCGCTGGCCTCGGCCATGCACCGCGTCGCGTCGACCATCTCGATGATGGTGGTGATGATCATCGGAGCCTTCCTCGTCTCCAGGGGCGAGCTCCGCGTCGGCGACATCGTCGCCTTTACCGGCTTCGCCTCGCTGCTGATCAGCCGTCTCGACCAGATCTCGGCCTTCGTGAATCAGATCTTCGAAAGCCGCGTGCGGCTTGAGGACTTCTATCGCCTCGAAGACGCGACCGAGATGCGCAAGGAGCCCGACGGCATCGACGCGCTCGGCCACGTCGCCGGTCATGTCCGCTTCGACAATGTCAGCTTCGCCTTCCCGAACGCGGCCCGCGGCGTGTCCAACGTCTCCTTCGCCGTGGAGCCGGG
The Mesorhizobium australicum genome window above contains:
- a CDS encoding glucan ABC transporter ATP-binding protein/ permease, which produces MTLLEVYWRALNYLAPKGRSVLLVCCSNIVLAMVVIAEPILFGRIIDAIADKQDVVPTLMLWAGLGLFNIVAYVLVARQADRLAHRMRVEVLTRSFSNVMTMPLSWHYERGTSNVLHTLIRAVDTLFGLWLEFMRQHLTTAVSLILLIPTAIAVDYRLSLVLIVLGVMYFAIGRFVMRRTEQNQKAVEAHHHKVFAHVSDSVSNVALLQSYNRVSQETQSLRVFVDRLIKAQYPVLDWWALASAMHRVASTISMMVVMIIGAFLVSRGELRVGDIVAFTGFASLLISRLDQISAFVNQIFESRVRLEDFYRLEDATEMRKEPDGIDALGHVAGHVRFDNVSFAFPNAARGVSNVSFAVEPGKTVAIVGPTGAGKTTLINLLQRVYDPQEGSIFIDGVDTRRVTRASLRSSIATVFQDSGLLNRTIEENIRVGRANASNDDVHEAACAASAHEFILGKTDGYDTLVGERGGQLSGGERQRIAIARAILKDAPILVLDEATSALDVETEERVRAAVDDLRRNRTTFIIAHRLSTVRDADLVLFMDEGRIVEQGSFDDLAARDGRFAALLKAGSLIADRKPAGVVVPFEFQAA